The proteins below are encoded in one region of Shewanella algae:
- the truA gene encoding tRNA pseudouridine(38-40) synthase TruA, whose protein sequence is MRIALGIEYDGSGYYGWQRQAEVDSVQGQLERALSMVANEPIALQCAGRTDAGVHATGQVVHFDTSAVRKEGAWTLGVNANLPDNIAVRWAKEVDDSFHARFSATARRYRYIIYNHNFRPGILRGGVSHYHGDLDEQKMHQAAQYLLGERDFTSFRAIQCQSRTPFRNVHRVSVTRQGMYVIVDIEANAFLHHMVRNIVGSLLEVGLGNQPLDWLGQLLELKDRTKAAPTAKPNGLYLVHVSYPEQYQLPKLAMGPLFMPD, encoded by the coding sequence ATGCGTATCGCGTTGGGTATCGAATATGACGGCAGCGGCTATTATGGTTGGCAGCGCCAGGCCGAAGTGGATTCAGTTCAGGGGCAGTTGGAGCGGGCCTTATCCATGGTCGCCAATGAGCCGATAGCACTGCAATGCGCCGGTCGCACCGATGCCGGGGTACACGCCACCGGGCAAGTGGTGCATTTTGATACTTCTGCCGTGCGTAAAGAAGGCGCCTGGACCCTGGGCGTCAATGCCAATCTGCCGGACAATATCGCGGTGCGCTGGGCCAAAGAGGTGGATGACAGTTTTCATGCCCGCTTTTCGGCAACCGCTCGCCGCTACCGCTATATCATCTACAACCACAATTTCCGTCCCGGCATTTTGCGTGGTGGCGTCAGCCATTATCACGGTGACCTAGACGAACAGAAGATGCATCAGGCGGCCCAGTATCTGCTGGGCGAGCGCGACTTCACCAGTTTCAGGGCGATCCAATGCCAGTCGCGCACCCCGTTTCGCAATGTGCATAGGGTCAGTGTGACCCGACAGGGCATGTATGTGATAGTGGATATCGAAGCCAATGCCTTTTTGCATCACATGGTGCGCAATATTGTCGGCTCGCTGCTGGAAGTGGGGCTTGGCAATCAGCCGCTGGATTGGCTGGGACAGTTGCTGGAGCTCAAAGACAGAACCAAGGCTGCCCCCACGGCCAAACCCAATGGCCTCTATCTGGTGCATGTCAGTTATCCTGAGCAATATCAACTGCCCAAGCTGGCTATGGGCCCACTGTTTATGCCGGACTGA
- the folC gene encoding bifunctional tetrahydrofolate synthase/dihydrofolate synthase, with amino-acid sequence MSQSSAHPHQLPGANAPLSVWLDYLLAIHPTEIDMGLERVTQVAARLGVLSLGSTKVITVAGTNGKGSTCRMLEQMMRAAGYRVGVYSSPHIINYNERVRIDGVDAPDSDFISAFETIEAARGDTSLTFFEYATLAGLLLFKQAKLDLVILEVGLGGRLDATNIIDADVSVVTAIDLDHQAYLGDTRELVGREKAGIFRKNRPAIVGDAEMPASVVEVANEKGALLKAVGQAFSYKQTSIGWDFCGEHWQFEGLPRPKLPLPNAATSLAALEQLWPELSEAAIRSGLASARLSGRMEHISEAPLIILDVAHNPHAARYLAQRLDELQAKGRVYGVCGMLKDKDIEGVMQALAPSIDSWLLVTLHNERGADAGRLQKALPDGCDAREFEQMQDCWQYLKPKLDAEDVVIVFGSFYTVSGFKALI; translated from the coding sequence ATGTCGCAATCATCCGCTCATCCGCATCAGCTACCGGGAGCCAACGCTCCTTTGTCTGTTTGGCTGGACTACCTGCTGGCCATTCATCCGACCGAAATCGATATGGGGCTTGAGCGGGTTACTCAAGTTGCGGCCAGGCTCGGGGTGCTGTCACTGGGCAGCACCAAGGTGATCACAGTTGCCGGTACCAATGGCAAGGGCAGCACCTGCCGTATGTTGGAGCAGATGATGCGCGCGGCGGGTTATCGGGTCGGGGTTTACAGCTCGCCCCATATCATCAATTACAATGAGCGGGTGCGGATAGACGGTGTCGATGCACCGGATAGCGACTTTATCTCGGCCTTTGAAACCATAGAAGCGGCCAGGGGTGACACCTCGCTGACCTTCTTTGAATATGCCACGCTGGCTGGGTTACTGCTGTTCAAGCAGGCCAAGCTGGATCTGGTTATTCTGGAAGTGGGCCTGGGAGGCAGGCTGGATGCCACCAATATCATAGATGCCGATGTCAGTGTGGTAACCGCCATAGATCTTGATCATCAGGCGTATCTTGGTGACACTCGGGAGCTGGTTGGCCGTGAGAAGGCCGGCATTTTCCGTAAGAACCGCCCGGCGATAGTAGGGGATGCCGAGATGCCTGCCAGCGTAGTTGAGGTTGCCAATGAAAAGGGCGCTTTGCTCAAAGCGGTGGGGCAGGCATTTTCCTACAAGCAAACCAGCATAGGCTGGGATTTTTGCGGTGAGCACTGGCAGTTTGAGGGCTTACCCAGGCCGAAATTACCTCTGCCCAATGCCGCCACCAGCTTGGCGGCGCTGGAACAACTCTGGCCAGAACTTTCCGAAGCGGCGATTCGCTCAGGGCTCGCCAGTGCCAGGCTCAGTGGCAGAATGGAGCATATCAGTGAGGCGCCGCTGATTATTTTGGATGTGGCGCACAATCCCCACGCGGCCCGTTATCTGGCGCAAAGGCTGGATGAACTGCAAGCCAAGGGGCGAGTCTATGGCGTTTGCGGTATGCTCAAGGACAAGGATATCGAAGGCGTGATGCAGGCGCTGGCGCCTAGCATAGACAGCTGGTTGTTGGTGACGCTGCATAATGAGCGTGGTGCCGATGCTGGCCGTTTGCAAAAAGCCCTGCCGGATGGCTGTGACGCCCGGGAATTTGAGCAGATGCAAGATTGCTGGCAATACCTCAAACCCAAACTCGACGCCGAAGATGTG